The Amblyomma americanum isolate KBUSLIRL-KWMA chromosome 2, ASM5285725v1, whole genome shotgun sequence genome contains the following window.
gaccgcgcCTTCTCCCGGGCTGTGGAGAGGAGGTCTATCCGTGCTAAGAGGGAaaagtctccgcggcggcgtcgctgcgggggCGCAAAGGAAGCAGGTGCGATGTGAGTGCCttccctcgcaaacctcccgaacagCGCGTGCacaacatcgcgtgataattacgcgcggccgttactaTGGAACAGGagattcgcgtgtatccccacatcccccctCCTTAAAACTGCCCTACGGCCGAAAAGACCACGTTCACCAAGGGTACCGAGTAGTGCCGGCGAAACGCCGTTTAACTTTAAAACCAATTAAGAAAAGTTTCAGCTCACCGCCACCGGTGATGTCGTCAAAGGCCGTTGACGCCAGGACAAGAAGGCAGTGCAGACGACCGCCATGGGCGCCCGTGGAGCCAAGCACGGAAGGCGGTCGATGACTGCATGTCCTGCTTCAGATGGTCACTCGGCCAGAGCAGATTTCCCGGGACGCGAGGGCGGCAGGCAGAGTCGGGGCAATTACACACCGTGTTGTCCCGTTGCACAACGTAAAGCAGGCCTCCATTCAGCTGGTTGCACCGTTCGCTCCTGGCTCGCCTTCTTTTTCCTCTCAGCAGGGCCGGCAAAGGCGCGTCGACACCTTTTTCCGCGGCCGCCGAAGGCTTGCGAGCCGGGCCCAGCGGGATTCCAAGCTTCTTTCTTCGGCGAAGCCACCGCCGCGGAGAACGGGGGACTCCAAGGCGGCTTCTTTGTTGCAGCATTCGCTGTGGAAGACACTGGTGCCGGCTTCCCCGAATCCTTGCTCGCTCGTCCTGTGGCCGACCGGAAGCTGCTTGTTTTCGGCCTGGTTGCTCGGTGGTGACAGCGGGCTCTTGGTTCTGGAATGCGGCCGTTCTCCGAACGGCCTGGCTTTGGATATTCGAAGCAGCAACGGTCGTCTCAGCGTCCGTCAGCTCTCCTCCGGGCTCGCTGCGCAGGCCGGCCTGCGGCTGCAAGgcttccttttctttctagtTATTTTTACATTTAACATTTTTTCTAAGTTAATCTAACCCCGCTTGGTCTTTTCCGAAGAGAAAGCATGTGCTCGCTCTGGAAGCGACAGTGCGAAATATGGAAGGGGTGTTCCGTCCATATTAGCAGAAGAAATTACTCCCAGCGCGTTGGCCAGAGTTAGTTCTGCCGTGGGCGCAAGTTGTAACGAGGCTAACGAGGCGCTGGGCTCTGTTGTCGAGCCTTGCCTCTCGGTGCGGCTGCCTGCTGGCGGGGGAGGGTGTCCTGCACCGGCAACTCGTTCCCTCTGTCAAAGTAGGGTTTGAGATCACAGACATGCACCGGTCCGCCGGTCGGTCTTAGCGTGAAGTCCGCCAGCCTGTAGACGAGAGAGGAAAGTTTCTCCCGAAGTACATACGGGCCCGTCCATTTCGGTGCCAGAGAAGAAGAGAACTTCTTACTGGCGTCGCTCAGGACGTGATTGCGCCTCAACGCCAGGTCACCCGGTTTGTAGTGAATTTCccggtgagagcgatcacactgcgccttctgctgggcctgagctgTGCTCAGATTCCGGCGGGCTTTTTGTAAAGCCTCCGTCATTCTCGCGCGCAGCCCGGTCGCGTAGTCGGCGCGTGCCGACGAAGCAATCGGGGTGTTACTGCGGACCTGGAGAGTAAGTTCTACCGGTTTCGTCAGCTCCCTGACAAGGTTGAGAGCGGCAGGTgtgtacccagtcgagcggttcacGGTCGACCTGACAGCAAACCCAATCTCGGGGAGACAGGTGTTCCAGTCGCTGTGCATCTCCGCAAATGCAACGAGCATGTGCTTGATTTTGCGGTTCACGCGTTCAGTGGGTTTCGCGTGGGCATGCTACGTGGTTGTTCTCCTGTGCTTAATGCCAAGGGCCGCACAGGAGTCCACGAAGAGTTTGGCAGTAAAGTACGATGCATTGTCCGTGATTACGCATGGCGTAAACTTTCGAGGTGGGAACAGTTCCACCCGTGTGCTGAAATGGTCTGTGACAACGAGCAGGAAGTTGTTTCCACTAGGGGTCCTAGGATAAGGGCCCATGACATCACAAGCCGCAATTTGCCAAGGACCCGTGCTATTGATCGGCTGCATAAGCCCGGGTGTGCGTCCACCCCGCGGCTTGACCCTCTGGCACACGTCGCATGAGCGGGCGTAGCGAATCGGATCCCGCTTCATGCCAGGCCAGGTAGCGAGGCGCCACAACTTGAGG
Protein-coding sequences here:
- the LOC144119908 gene encoding uncharacterized protein LOC144119908, translating into MHSDWNTCLPEIGFAVRSTVNRSTGYTPAALNLVRELTKPVELTLQVRSNTPIASSARADYATGLRARMTEALQKARRNLSTAQAQQKAQCDRSHREIHYKPGDLALRRNHVLSDASKKFSSSLAPKWTGPYVLREKLSSLVYRLADFTLRPTGGPVHVCDLKPYFDRGNELPVQDTLPRQQAAAPRGKARQQSPAPR